From Streptomyces zhihengii, the proteins below share one genomic window:
- a CDS encoding SWIM zinc finger family protein: protein MTRTAHTLAYAGSSALTGSGTGRSLGLETAGGLTPAGAEAHPRFFAGFLSEPQAAARGLLAVADVAAARWFRRTQRASLDPVVTANGDRLRFESFSGCCGVYARLDVLPEGLRGADTGHGTTNVDVNNPLREALSRITDGDPLHLRVGPDELAVTTLDGPVVEKKVPLPDRWLRGFAESQGITAGFDLRAELTATEAVRFLRALPRSPAAGGAAGGPLWVVPAGRTLRPTTRPAPGAICLPGPERLTALQRVLRQATALRVYGPVPDGAAPTASAWEIVLPGMRLTLTLSPEADRGFSGEGSVLEALATDTASEDADLVSVLLAWEPRIEPADLAAQSGLPVERVRAALTLLGTAGKVGYDLADASWFHRELPYDARRAERHNPRLVAARALLAEGAVALDGPATAQVASGERRYLVRESGGAMSCTCQWWADYRGRRGPCKHALATRMARRAAASATTTATTATTGDAR from the coding sequence ATGACCCGAACCGCACACACCCTGGCCTACGCGGGATCGTCCGCGCTGACGGGCTCCGGCACCGGCCGCAGCCTCGGACTGGAGACCGCGGGCGGCCTGACGCCGGCCGGCGCCGAGGCCCATCCGCGTTTCTTCGCCGGGTTCCTGAGTGAGCCCCAGGCCGCCGCGCGCGGTCTGCTGGCCGTGGCCGACGTGGCCGCCGCCCGCTGGTTCCGGCGGACCCAGCGGGCGTCGCTGGACCCGGTGGTCACGGCCAACGGCGACCGGCTGCGCTTCGAGTCCTTCTCCGGGTGCTGTGGGGTCTACGCCCGTCTGGACGTCCTGCCCGAGGGGCTCCGCGGGGCCGACACCGGACACGGCACCACCAACGTCGACGTCAACAACCCGCTGCGCGAGGCGCTGTCGCGGATCACCGACGGCGACCCGCTGCACCTGCGGGTCGGTCCCGACGAGCTGGCGGTGACCACCCTCGACGGGCCGGTCGTCGAGAAGAAGGTGCCGCTGCCCGACCGCTGGCTGCGCGGTTTCGCCGAATCGCAGGGCATCACGGCCGGCTTCGACCTCCGTGCGGAGCTGACCGCCACCGAGGCCGTCCGGTTCCTGCGCGCCCTGCCGCGCAGCCCCGCCGCCGGCGGCGCGGCGGGCGGCCCGCTGTGGGTGGTCCCCGCGGGCCGGACCCTGCGCCCGACCACCCGCCCGGCCCCCGGGGCGATCTGCCTGCCCGGCCCGGAGCGCCTCACCGCCCTCCAGCGCGTGCTGCGTCAGGCGACCGCCCTGCGGGTGTACGGGCCCGTGCCCGACGGCGCCGCACCGACCGCCTCCGCCTGGGAGATCGTCCTGCCCGGGATGCGCCTCACGCTGACCCTCTCCCCGGAGGCCGACCGCGGGTTCTCCGGCGAGGGCAGCGTGCTGGAGGCCCTCGCCACCGACACGGCGTCCGAGGACGCCGATCTGGTGTCCGTCCTGCTCGCCTGGGAACCGCGCATCGAACCGGCCGACCTGGCCGCGCAGTCGGGCCTGCCCGTCGAGCGGGTCAGGGCCGCCCTCACCCTTCTGGGCACGGCGGGCAAGGTCGGCTACGACCTCGCCGACGCGTCCTGGTTCCACCGTGAGCTGCCCTACGACGCCCGCCGCGCCGAGCGGCACAACCCGCGGCTGGTGGCGGCCCGCGCGCTGCTGGCGGAGGGCGCCGTCGCCCTCGACGGCCCCGCCACCGCCCAGGTCGCCTCCGGCGAACGCCGTTACCTGGTAAGGGAGTCCGGCGGCGCCATGAGCTGCACCTGCCAGTGGTGGGCCGACTACCGCGGGCGCCGCGGCCCCTGCAAGCACGCCCTCGCCACCCGCATGGCCCGCCGCGCCGCGGCATCCGCCACCACCACCGCCACCACCGCCACCACCGGAGACGCACGATGA
- a CDS encoding cupin domain-containing protein yields MRSIDVVGTASALPDAWSSRSLGDVGTARVKVLRMDGGPVPEEAHGAAEVLLVLDGRLELSVEGAEVAVGAGEMYRVPAGARHAVRPGSRGTLVIVEVPGA; encoded by the coding sequence ATGAGGTCGATCGACGTCGTGGGGACGGCGTCCGCGCTGCCGGACGCCTGGAGCTCCCGCTCGCTGGGAGACGTGGGGACGGCCCGGGTGAAGGTCCTGCGCATGGACGGCGGTCCGGTGCCGGAGGAGGCGCACGGGGCCGCCGAGGTGCTGCTGGTGCTGGACGGGCGGCTGGAGTTGTCGGTGGAGGGCGCCGAAGTCGCCGTCGGGGCCGGTGAGATGTACCGGGTGCCGGCGGGTGCCCGGCACGCCGTGCGCCCCGGCAGCCGCGGCACGCTGGTGATCGTGGAGGTGCCCGGGGCGTGA
- a CDS encoding MBL fold metallo-hydrolase, which translates to MSLSVPRLRIGSTEIIALFDAEGPFFSPRAEAFPGATAAQWAEADRYDPGAVDAEGRWRLRFRAYAIRSERGLTVVDAGIGPADGPARAWAPVPGVLPASLAAAGIDPAEVDTVVLTHLHTDHVGWAVVTEAAVPSGGGTAPDDRRPYFPNAEYLLQQAEFDAVDTLNPQLRETLTDPLAAAGRLRLLDGDTPLRTGRVVATPGHTPGHQSVLVDDGHELALVTGDLLVHALQLLHPRLAYAHETDPETAGHSRERLLGLGAATPLHLATPHLTEPFHRV; encoded by the coding sequence ATGTCCCTCAGCGTTCCCCGCCTGCGGATCGGCTCGACCGAGATCATCGCCCTCTTCGACGCCGAGGGCCCGTTCTTCTCCCCGCGCGCCGAGGCGTTCCCCGGCGCCACGGCCGCCCAGTGGGCCGAGGCCGACCGCTACGACCCGGGCGCGGTCGACGCCGAGGGCCGCTGGCGGCTCCGGTTCCGCGCGTACGCGATCCGAAGCGAGCGGGGCCTCACCGTCGTGGACGCCGGCATCGGGCCGGCGGACGGCCCGGCCCGCGCGTGGGCACCCGTACCGGGTGTGCTCCCCGCGTCGCTCGCCGCGGCGGGCATCGACCCGGCCGAGGTCGACACGGTGGTGCTCACCCATCTGCACACCGACCACGTCGGATGGGCGGTCGTGACGGAGGCGGCCGTCCCCTCCGGGGGCGGCACCGCTCCGGACGACCGCCGCCCCTACTTCCCGAACGCCGAATACCTGCTCCAGCAGGCCGAGTTCGACGCCGTCGACACACTCAATCCGCAGCTCCGCGAAACCCTCACCGACCCGCTCGCCGCCGCCGGCCGGCTCCGCCTCCTCGACGGGGACACACCGCTGCGCACCGGGCGCGTGGTCGCCACACCCGGGCACACGCCCGGACACCAGAGCGTGCTGGTCGACGACGGGCACGAGCTCGCCCTCGTCACCGGCGACCTCCTGGTGCACGCGCTCCAACTGCTCCACCCCCGGCTCGCCTACGCGCACGAGACCGACCCCGAGACGGCCGGGCACTCCCGGGAACGCCTGCTCGGCCTCGGCGCCGCCACCCCGCTGCACCTGGCGACACCGCATCTGACGGAGCCGTTCCACCGGGTGTGA
- a CDS encoding LysR family transcriptional regulator: MDHNELECFLVLCEELHFGRTATRLRLSRARVSQLVQKLERRVGAPLFTRTSRHVALTDLGGRLRDDLAPHHRGIEEALARAAASARGIEGVLHVGFSTSLAGEVVMKTIEALRTTHPELAVEVCEVPLSDPYGMLRKGAFDVQLADFPVHEEDLTRSPTILVEDRVLAVAAGHPLAGRDRVTLEDLGDVTLLAIDGDIPEYWLEHQLPTRTPGGRSIARGPSVTNLQEALTLVAGGRGALLSGAHTALYHGRPGIRYIPVEEDKPLGYGLMWRSGGGSRAIRLFGRAAREIAREMAPAGPGSRVPG; the protein is encoded by the coding sequence GTGGACCACAACGAACTCGAGTGCTTCCTCGTGCTCTGCGAGGAGCTGCACTTCGGCCGGACGGCCACCCGCCTGCGTCTCTCCCGCGCCCGGGTGAGCCAGCTGGTCCAGAAGCTCGAACGGCGCGTGGGAGCACCGCTGTTCACCCGTACGAGCCGCCATGTCGCGCTCACCGATCTCGGCGGCCGGCTGCGGGACGACCTCGCACCGCACCACCGGGGGATCGAGGAGGCCCTGGCGCGTGCCGCGGCGTCGGCACGCGGCATCGAAGGCGTCCTGCACGTCGGCTTCTCGACGTCCCTGGCCGGGGAGGTGGTGATGAAGACCATCGAGGCGCTGCGCACCACCCATCCCGAACTCGCCGTCGAGGTGTGCGAGGTGCCGCTGTCCGATCCGTACGGAATGCTGCGGAAGGGCGCGTTCGACGTCCAGCTGGCGGACTTCCCCGTCCACGAGGAGGACCTGACACGCAGTCCCACGATCCTCGTCGAGGACCGGGTCCTGGCCGTCGCGGCCGGGCATCCCCTGGCCGGAAGGGACAGGGTGACGCTGGAGGACCTGGGCGATGTGACGCTGCTGGCCATCGACGGGGACATCCCGGAGTACTGGCTGGAGCATCAGCTGCCGACGCGCACACCCGGTGGCAGGAGCATCGCGCGGGGGCCGTCCGTCACCAATCTCCAGGAGGCGCTGACGCTCGTCGCCGGAGGCCGGGGAGCGCTGCTGTCGGGGGCGCACACCGCCCTGTACCACGGTCGCCCCGGCATCCGCTACATCCCGGTGGAGGAGGACAAGCCCCTCGGATACGGCCTGATGTGGCGGTCCGGCGGCGGGAGCCGCGCCATCCGGCTCTTCGGCCGCGCGGCACGCGAGATCGCGCGGGAGATGGCTCCGGCCGGTCCCGGGAGTCGCGTACCCGGCTGA
- a CDS encoding VOC family protein: MAVRRMDNVGIVVEDMDAAIAFFLELGLELEGRGEVQGGFADQCTGLEGVHCDIAMIRTPDGRSRLELARYRSPEAIGAGPRDRPHNIVGTHRVMFAVDDLEDTVARLRPHGAELVGGIARFEDSYLLCYVRGPEGIIVGLAEQVG, encoded by the coding sequence ATGGCGGTTCGGCGGATGGACAACGTCGGCATCGTGGTCGAGGACATGGACGCCGCCATCGCGTTCTTCCTGGAGCTCGGCCTGGAACTGGAGGGCCGGGGGGAGGTCCAGGGCGGCTTCGCCGACCAGTGCACCGGGCTCGAAGGCGTCCACTGCGACATCGCGATGATCCGGACCCCGGACGGTCGCAGCCGGCTCGAACTGGCGAGGTACCGCAGCCCCGAGGCGATCGGCGCCGGGCCGCGCGACCGGCCGCACAACATCGTGGGCACCCACCGCGTCATGTTCGCCGTCGACGACCTCGAGGACACCGTCGCCCGGCTGCGCCCGCACGGTGCCGAACTCGTCGGCGGGATCGCCCGCTTCGAGGACAGCTATCTGCTCTGCTACGTCCGCGGCCCGGAGGGCATCATCGTCGGGCTGGCCGAGCAGGTCGGCTGA
- a CDS encoding MFS transporter has protein sequence MSAAETASGPDARTWGVLLVLCGAIFLEGIDVAMLNVALPSIRADLGLSTGELQWVMSAYVLGYGGFMLLGGRAADLFGRRRMFVLWLTVFLLFSGLGGLATEGWMLIVARFVTGVAAAFMTPAGLSIITTGFPEGPERDKALLLYSGTAAAGFSIGLVAGGLLTALGWRWVFFAPVVLSFLILVAALALVPASRRPDRTGQHVDTAGALTVTAALVLIVLGVERAAHAGIAASAAILLAGLAFLVVFLVVERRSAEPLVRLGVFRNGSLVRANLAAMLFAAGFFGFQFLVVLYLQELRGWSTLQTSFAMLVMGVDAVLSPTLTPRLVRRFGNARVILGGLLLAVLSYGLFLPLGADWSYAAMFPGLLILGVAFALAYGPLTIVATSGIAEEEQGLAGGLLYTAFQFGAALGLSAATAVSVAATRGETPAALMEGYRAGLLVPFAAALLACVIGAFALRAGRAAHPAPADGATAPATGPAERTGATVSP, from the coding sequence ATGAGTGCTGCCGAGACCGCGAGCGGGCCGGACGCCCGCACATGGGGCGTTCTGCTCGTCCTGTGCGGAGCGATCTTCCTCGAAGGCATCGACGTCGCCATGCTCAACGTGGCACTGCCGTCGATCCGCGCCGACCTCGGACTGTCCACCGGTGAGCTGCAGTGGGTCATGAGCGCCTACGTACTCGGTTACGGAGGCTTCATGCTCCTCGGCGGCCGCGCGGCCGACCTGTTCGGCCGCCGCCGGATGTTCGTCCTCTGGCTCACCGTCTTCCTGCTGTTCTCCGGGCTCGGCGGACTCGCCACCGAGGGATGGATGCTGATCGTCGCCCGCTTCGTCACCGGCGTCGCCGCCGCCTTCATGACGCCGGCCGGTCTTTCCATCATCACCACGGGCTTCCCCGAGGGGCCGGAGCGCGACAAGGCGCTGCTCCTCTACTCCGGCACCGCCGCGGCGGGCTTCTCCATCGGACTCGTCGCCGGCGGACTGCTCACCGCGCTGGGCTGGCGCTGGGTCTTCTTCGCCCCGGTCGTCCTCTCCTTCCTCATCCTCGTCGCCGCCCTCGCCCTCGTCCCCGCGTCACGGCGTCCGGACAGAACCGGCCAGCACGTCGACACCGCGGGCGCGCTCACCGTCACCGCCGCCCTCGTGCTGATCGTGCTGGGAGTGGAGCGCGCGGCCCATGCCGGCATCGCCGCCAGCGCCGCGATCCTGCTCGCGGGGCTGGCGTTCCTCGTGGTCTTCCTCGTCGTCGAACGGCGCTCCGCCGAGCCCCTGGTGCGCCTGGGCGTCTTCCGCAACGGATCCCTGGTACGGGCGAACCTCGCGGCGATGCTGTTCGCCGCCGGCTTCTTCGGCTTCCAGTTCCTCGTGGTGCTCTACCTCCAGGAGCTGCGGGGCTGGTCGACGCTCCAGACGAGCTTCGCGATGCTCGTCATGGGCGTCGACGCGGTTCTCTCACCGACCCTCACCCCGCGTCTGGTCCGCCGCTTCGGCAACGCGCGGGTGATCCTCGGAGGACTGCTGCTGGCCGTGCTCTCCTACGGCCTGTTCCTCCCGCTGGGCGCGGACTGGAGCTACGCGGCGATGTTCCCGGGGCTGCTCATCCTGGGCGTGGCGTTCGCGCTCGCCTACGGACCGCTCACCATCGTGGCGACCTCGGGGATCGCCGAGGAGGAGCAGGGGCTCGCGGGCGGACTCCTGTACACCGCCTTCCAGTTCGGCGCCGCGCTCGGCCTCTCCGCCGCCACCGCCGTCAGCGTGGCCGCCACCCGGGGGGAGACTCCGGCCGCGCTGATGGAGGGGTACCGCGCCGGTCTGCTCGTCCCCTTCGCGGCGGCCCTGCTCGCCTGCGTCATCGGCGCCTTCGCGCTGCGCGCCGGACGGGCCGCGCACCCCGCGCCGGCGGACGGCGCCACCGCACCCGCCACCGGACCCGCGGAACGAACCGGCGCCACCGTGTCCCCCTGA
- a CDS encoding GNAT family N-acetyltransferase, with amino-acid sequence MPQQDRKHVVVRPADRPGDLGWAVMAHGETYDRQFGWNTDFEALVAGIVADYGAGHDPAREAGWIAEVDGRRVGCVFLVAGDRPEVARLRILLVTPEGRGLGLGTRLVEECLAFARAAGYEQVTLWTNDVLTAARRIYRSFGFTLADEEPHHSYGHDLVGQNWTLDLGRP; translated from the coding sequence ATGCCGCAGCAGGACCGCAAGCACGTCGTCGTACGCCCCGCCGACCGGCCCGGCGACCTGGGATGGGCGGTGATGGCCCACGGTGAGACGTACGACAGGCAGTTCGGCTGGAACACCGACTTCGAGGCCCTGGTCGCCGGGATCGTCGCCGACTACGGCGCCGGTCACGATCCGGCCCGGGAGGCCGGCTGGATCGCCGAGGTCGACGGCCGGCGCGTGGGCTGCGTCTTCCTGGTCGCGGGCGACCGGCCGGAGGTGGCACGGCTGCGGATCCTGCTCGTCACCCCCGAGGGCAGGGGCCTCGGCCTCGGGACGCGCCTCGTCGAGGAGTGCCTCGCCTTCGCCCGTGCCGCGGGCTACGAGCAGGTGACGCTGTGGACCAACGACGTGCTCACGGCGGCCCGCAGGATCTACCGGAGCTTCGGCTTCACCCTCGCCGACGAGGAACCCCACCACAGCTACGGCCACGATCTCGTCGGCCAGAACTGGACGCTCGACCTGGGGCGGCCGTAG
- a CDS encoding DedA family protein, whose translation MDKVVVTAGALYVIVLLRAGGTFAVGWLAGAGARRSRFAGRISSAKFLRAERAIQRWGAPVVALSFLTIGFQTAANFLAGSMRMPLPRYLPALFVGGAAWAMIYATAGIGVLEVLGRLFAERTALGVSGVAALLLAVCGVVVYRRRRAAAPSPSGTAAEEG comes from the coding sequence GTGGATAAGGTCGTCGTCACCGCCGGAGCCCTGTACGTCATCGTCCTGCTCCGCGCCGGAGGGACGTTCGCCGTCGGGTGGCTCGCCGGTGCCGGAGCCCGGCGCAGCAGGTTCGCCGGGCGGATCTCCTCGGCGAAGTTCCTGCGCGCCGAGCGGGCGATCCAGCGCTGGGGCGCGCCGGTGGTGGCCCTCTCCTTCCTGACCATCGGCTTCCAGACCGCCGCCAACTTCCTCGCGGGCAGCATGCGCATGCCGCTGCCGCGCTACCTCCCTGCCCTGTTCGTCGGCGGAGCTGCCTGGGCGATGATCTACGCGACCGCGGGGATCGGTGTGCTGGAAGTGCTGGGACGGCTCTTCGCCGAGCGGACGGCCCTCGGGGTGTCCGGCGTGGCCGCCCTCCTCCTCGCGGTGTGCGGGGTGGTCGTGTACCGCAGGAGGAGAGCGGCGGCCCCGTCGCCCTCCGGCACCGCGGCCGAGGAAGGCTGA
- a CDS encoding TetR family transcriptional regulator: MSQQAPAPSARQTELLEAAYRYALAHGLTDLSLRPLAEAIGSSPRVLLFLFESKDGLLRALLARARADELALLDRAGRPEGPTGLGPAVERVWTWLAAEEHRPLLRLWAEAYTRSLVQPEGPWAGFARATVEDWLGVLAGFQPPSERDSAAGATRRTLALAVLRGALLDLLATDDERRLTGAVAHQLALLHDDHAAGGRGDGE; the protein is encoded by the coding sequence ATGTCCCAGCAAGCGCCAGCACCCTCCGCCCGGCAGACCGAGCTGCTGGAGGCGGCGTACCGGTATGCCCTCGCCCACGGCCTGACCGACCTGTCCCTGCGCCCGCTGGCCGAGGCCATCGGCTCCAGCCCGCGGGTCCTGCTGTTCCTCTTCGAGAGCAAGGACGGTCTGCTGCGGGCGCTGCTCGCGCGCGCCCGCGCCGACGAACTGGCGCTCCTGGACCGGGCCGGGCGGCCCGAGGGTCCCACCGGGCTCGGCCCGGCCGTCGAGCGGGTCTGGACCTGGCTCGCCGCGGAGGAGCACCGGCCGCTGCTGCGGCTGTGGGCCGAGGCGTACACCCGCTCCCTCGTCCAGCCCGAGGGGCCCTGGGCGGGATTCGCCCGTGCCACCGTGGAGGACTGGCTCGGTGTGCTGGCCGGCTTCCAGCCCCCGTCCGAACGCGACAGCGCGGCCGGTGCCACCCGCCGCACCCTGGCCCTGGCCGTCCTCCGGGGCGCCCTGCTCGACCTCCTCGCCACGGACGACGAGCGGCGGCTCACCGGAGCCGTCGCCCATCAGCTCGCCCTGCTGCACGACGACCACGCCGCCGGCGGCCGCGGTGACGGCGAGTGA
- a CDS encoding DUF7824 domain-containing protein, translated as MTSPIESPVDILTAVRAGHTLRLPALLAPLDRAGRRELLAGLKELRAELRASGWDRWQERDRVSPALLVAGAACQTGAAAAASWIGGRDMRRRRRIPDRELLEVFGDRDPRWLGDLAHRLAARSATAQDDYPFVLELVRRAGCPMPTGDGCVEGWATAAWTERGRLTDILRRDPHLTAFVPRLFETPEPVVSLASHHDPGAPEEWPGALTALAAEGLLDRAALLDACTARLLRGGTALHLKPYRSVLEALRPTPEEERERTADWIALTADAPSPVAGHAQEVLARLATAGGLGPARLAEMSAAVFFRPEKKLVRAQLVLLGKVLARDPAAAPDLLPVLGEAFGHPDTDVQERALKLAAAHLGGDGSLRAELADRAHLLSAVHHARAVALLGADAAPREDTGPYEEILPPSPLPEPLGASPESVEETVQLVAAVVNSRTASAEEYERAFDGLVRHAHRDRAALAVALRPALADCYWLDPARRHYYTDDLPGLEHVAAAVLDERPSGSRPQALASWRSDCHHSDAFAAGHARVAEAARSLTAGTLPFLLATPTLANGTLDPHVLVTRLAEYARLGAAPGPVDFAQALLRVRRDASARPGAAALGTPEGERLAAWLGEAGLPAAVTRRTAPAGHHRYGGNPDRHVLDTGERPVVVAEFPGPFRELGKARQAAGRCWDGEDPETLIALMPEDRDTLAAWSLARITSCALDDERGGTDVLPGLAATGPAGPAGPALHLAVATGLGARHAEDRLRSVDALLTLAGRGELDTARLGADLAELLELGTLKAGRLADALRTAAATGAYATTWAVLAGVLPALLTGAADPRGTGELLETAAECAEQSRAVAEPPAGLDATAARAGRSRLVTQAARLRDALHRNREAVAMAAG; from the coding sequence ATGACCAGCCCGATCGAGAGCCCGGTCGACATCCTCACCGCCGTCCGCGCAGGCCACACCCTGCGGCTGCCCGCCCTGCTGGCGCCGCTGGACCGCGCCGGGCGCCGCGAGCTGCTGGCCGGGCTGAAGGAACTGCGCGCCGAGCTGCGGGCCTCCGGCTGGGACCGCTGGCAGGAGCGCGACCGGGTGAGCCCCGCCCTGCTCGTCGCCGGGGCCGCCTGCCAGACCGGCGCCGCCGCTGCCGCCTCGTGGATAGGCGGCCGGGACATGCGCCGCCGGCGGCGCATCCCCGACCGGGAGCTCCTGGAGGTGTTCGGGGACCGCGACCCCCGGTGGCTCGGCGACCTCGCCCACCGGCTCGCGGCCCGCTCCGCCACCGCCCAGGACGACTACCCGTTCGTCCTCGAACTCGTCCGGCGGGCCGGCTGCCCCATGCCGACCGGCGACGGCTGCGTCGAGGGCTGGGCGACGGCCGCGTGGACGGAGCGGGGCAGGCTCACCGACATACTGCGCCGCGACCCGCACCTCACGGCCTTCGTGCCCCGCCTGTTCGAGACGCCGGAACCGGTCGTCTCCCTCGCCTCGCACCACGATCCGGGCGCACCCGAGGAGTGGCCCGGCGCGCTGACCGCCCTGGCCGCCGAGGGCCTGCTCGACCGCGCCGCGCTCCTCGACGCCTGCACCGCCCGTCTGCTGCGCGGCGGCACGGCGCTCCATCTGAAGCCCTACCGGTCCGTCCTGGAAGCACTCCGCCCGACACCGGAGGAGGAGCGGGAGCGGACGGCCGACTGGATCGCGCTCACCGCCGACGCCCCCTCCCCCGTCGCCGGGCACGCGCAGGAGGTGCTGGCCCGCCTCGCCACCGCCGGCGGCCTCGGCCCGGCACGCCTGGCCGAGATGTCCGCCGCCGTGTTCTTCCGCCCCGAGAAGAAGCTCGTACGGGCGCAGTTGGTGCTGCTCGGCAAGGTGCTCGCCCGGGATCCGGCCGCCGCACCCGATCTGCTGCCGGTGCTCGGCGAGGCCTTCGGGCACCCGGACACCGACGTCCAGGAGCGGGCCCTGAAGCTGGCCGCCGCCCACCTCGGCGGCGACGGGTCCCTGCGTGCCGAGCTCGCCGACCGCGCCCATCTGCTCAGCGCCGTGCACCACGCGCGGGCGGTGGCCCTCCTCGGGGCGGACGCCGCCCCCCGGGAGGACACCGGCCCGTACGAGGAGATCCTGCCGCCGTCACCGCTGCCCGAACCGCTCGGCGCGTCCCCGGAGTCGGTCGAGGAGACCGTGCAGCTCGTGGCGGCCGTCGTCAACTCCCGCACGGCGTCCGCCGAGGAGTACGAGCGGGCGTTCGACGGCCTGGTCCGCCACGCCCACCGGGACCGTGCCGCCCTGGCCGTGGCCCTGCGCCCCGCCCTGGCGGACTGCTACTGGCTCGACCCGGCACGCCGCCACTACTACACCGACGACCTGCCGGGCCTGGAGCACGTGGCCGCCGCCGTCCTGGACGAACGGCCCTCCGGGTCCAGGCCGCAGGCGCTGGCGAGCTGGCGCAGCGACTGCCACCACAGCGACGCCTTCGCCGCCGGGCACGCCCGGGTGGCCGAGGCCGCCCGCTCGCTCACGGCCGGCACGCTGCCCTTCCTGCTCGCCACCCCCACCCTGGCCAACGGCACCCTGGACCCGCACGTCCTCGTCACCCGTCTCGCGGAGTACGCCCGCCTCGGCGCCGCGCCGGGCCCGGTGGACTTCGCGCAGGCCCTGCTACGGGTCCGGCGCGACGCGTCCGCCCGGCCGGGGGCGGCCGCCCTGGGCACGCCCGAGGGCGAGCGGCTGGCGGCCTGGCTCGGCGAGGCCGGGCTCCCCGCGGCCGTCACCCGCCGCACCGCCCCGGCCGGTCATCACCGCTACGGCGGCAACCCCGACCGCCATGTCCTCGACACCGGCGAACGGCCCGTCGTCGTGGCGGAGTTCCCCGGCCCGTTCCGCGAGCTCGGCAAGGCCCGCCAGGCGGCCGGCCGCTGCTGGGACGGGGAGGACCCTGAGACGCTGATCGCGCTGATGCCCGAGGACCGCGACACCCTGGCCGCCTGGTCCCTGGCGCGCATCACGTCCTGCGCCCTCGACGACGAGCGCGGCGGCACCGATGTGCTGCCCGGGCTCGCCGCCACGGGGCCCGCCGGTCCGGCGGGGCCGGCCCTGCACCTGGCGGTCGCCACCGGGCTCGGTGCCCGGCACGCCGAGGACCGGCTCCGGTCGGTCGACGCGCTGCTCACCCTCGCGGGCCGTGGCGAGCTGGACACGGCCCGCCTGGGCGCCGACCTCGCCGAGCTGCTGGAGCTGGGCACGCTCAAGGCCGGGCGGCTCGCCGACGCCCTGCGCACCGCGGCCGCGACGGGTGCCTACGCCACGACCTGGGCCGTCCTCGCCGGTGTCCTGCCCGCCCTGCTCACGGGTGCCGCGGACCCGCGCGGTACGGGCGAGCTGCTGGAGACCGCCGCCGAGTGCGCCGAGCAGTCCCGGGCCGTGGCGGAGCCTCCCGCCGGGCTCGACGCCACCGCGGCCCGTGCCGGCCGCTCACGGCTGGTCACCCAGGCGGCCCGGCTGCGCGACGCCCTGCACCGCAACCGGGAGGCGGTGGCCATGGCGGCGGGGTGA
- a CDS encoding 2'-5' RNA ligase family protein, producing the protein MELLLDEAADLAVREAWRRLADAGLPSQARHRAPTNSPHLTLAACPELTAPIRWELAAVAAALPLPVRFTGVVRFERPTSVLAWALDLDAALAALHRRVWDAVVSDSPPETLNPFHEPAVWSPHVTLGRTRRAGAFSGRRIPELLPAPPLRAHLTTLRSFDTETGALEVLEPRP; encoded by the coding sequence GTGGAGCTTCTGTTGGACGAGGCGGCGGATCTGGCGGTCCGGGAGGCCTGGAGACGGCTGGCCGACGCGGGGCTGCCCAGTCAGGCGCGCCACCGCGCACCGACGAACAGCCCCCACCTCACTCTGGCCGCCTGCCCGGAGCTGACCGCCCCGATCCGCTGGGAACTCGCCGCGGTGGCCGCCGCCCTGCCGCTGCCGGTGCGCTTCACCGGTGTGGTCCGCTTCGAGCGGCCCACCTCGGTCCTGGCCTGGGCCCTGGACCTGGACGCCGCGCTGGCCGCGCTGCACCGCCGGGTGTGGGACGCGGTGGTCTCGGACAGCCCGCCCGAGACCCTCAACCCCTTCCACGAGCCCGCCGTCTGGAGCCCGCACGTCACCCTCGGCCGGACCAGGCGGGCCGGTGCCTTCTCCGGCCGGCGGATCCCCGAACTGCTCCCGGCACCACCGCTCCGGGCCCACCTCACCACCCTGCGCAGCTTCGACACCGAGACCGGCGCCCTGGAGGTGCTGGAGCCCCGCCCGTGA